A single Cucumis melo cultivar AY chromosome 4, USDA_Cmelo_AY_1.0, whole genome shotgun sequence DNA region contains:
- the LOC103502968 gene encoding T-complex protein 1 subunit theta, whose product MGFQLPSHGIQSMLKEGHKHFSGLDEAVLKNIDACKQLSTITRTSLGPNGMNKMVINHLDKLFVTNDAATIVNELEVQHPAAKLLVLAGKAQQEEIGDGANLTISFAGELLQNAEELIRMGLHPSEIISGYTKGINKTIEVLKELVEKGSENMDVRNKEEVVSRMKAAVASKQFGQEDFICSLVADACIQVCPKNPENFNVDNVRVAKLLGGGLHNSSVVRGMVLKSDAVGSIKRIEKAKVAVFAGGVDTSATETKGTVLIHTAEELQNYAKTEEAKVEELIKAVADSGAKVIVSGAAVGEMALHFCERYKLMVLKISSKFELRRFCRTTGAVAMLKLSQPNPDDLGHVDSVSVEEIGGVRVTVVKNEEGGNSISTVVLRGSTDSILDDLERAVDDGVNTYKAMAKDSRTVPGAAATEIELARRVKEFSFKETGLDQYAIAKFAESFEMVPKTLSENAGLNAMEIISSLYAEHASGNTRVGIDLEEGICKDVSTMNIWDLYITKFFALKYAADAACTVLRVDQIIMSKPAGGPRRGDQPAGMDED is encoded by the exons ATGGGTTTCCAGCTGCCGTCTCATGGGATTCAATCAATGCTTAAAGAGGGCCACAAGCATTTCTCGGGTTTGGATGAGGCCGTCCTCAAGAACATTGACGCCTGCAAACAACTCTCCACCATTACTCGAACTTCTCTTGGTCCTAATG GAATGAATAAGATGGTAATTAATCATCTCGATAAGCTTTTTGTCACAAATGATGCTGCCACAATTGTCAATGAACTAGAGGTACAGCACCCTGCGGCCAAGCTTTTGGTTTTAGCAGGTAAAGCTCAACAAGAAGAAATTGGTGATGGAGCCAATCTGACAATTTCGTTTGCTGGGGAACTTTTACAAAATGCTGAAGAGCTCATCAGGATGGGTCTACACCCTAGTGAAATAATTAGCGGCTACACAAAAGGAATCAATAAG ACCATTGAGGTTTTGAAGGAACTAGTGGAGAAAGGTTCGGAGAACATGGATGTTCGTAACAAAGAGGAAGTTGTTTCGCGCATGAAGGCTGCTGTTGCTAGCAAGCAATTTGGTCAAGAAGATTTTATTTGTTCTCTAGTTGCTGAT GCCTGTATTCAAGTTTGTCCAAAGAATCCGGAAAATTTTAATGTGGATAATGTTCGAGTTGCAAAGTTACTGGGAGGTGGTTTGCATAATTCTTCAGTAGTGCGAGGCATGGTCTTGAAAAGTGATGCTGTGGGAAGTATAAAGCGAATTGAGAAGGCCAAG GTTGCTGTATTTGCTGGTGGCGTTGATACATCTGCAACAGAAACAAAAGGAACAGTATTAATTCACACTGCTGAGGag CTTCAAAACTATGCAAAAACTGAGGAAGCTAAAGTTGAAGAGCTCATAAAAGCAGTTGCAGATTCAGGGGCTAAAGTAATTGTCAGTGGAGCAGCTGTTGGGGAAATGGCTCTACATTTCTGCGAGCGCTACAA GCTTATGGTCTTAAAAATTAGTTCCAAGTTTGAGTTGCGGAGATTTTGTCGCACAACTGGTGCTGTTGCCATG TTGAAGCTTAGCCAGCCAAATCCAGATGACTTGGGTCATGTGGACTCCGTCTCGGTTGAAGAAATTGGTGGTGTTAGG GTCACAGTTGTGAAGAATGAAGAGGGGGGTAACTCTATATCAACAGTTGTTTTACGAGGAAGTACTGATAGCATACTGGATGATCTTGAGCGGGCAGTTGATGATGGAGTTAATACATACAAA GCAATGGCGAAAGATAGCCGAACAGTACCTGGAGCTGCTGCTACTGAAATTGAGTTGGCTAGAAGAGTAAAGgagttttcttttaaagaaacagg ATTGGATCAGTATGCCATTGCAAAATTTGCAGAAAGTTTTGAGATGGTACCAAAAACTCTTTCCGAAAATGCTGGGCTAAATGCAATGGAGATAATATCCTCACTGTACGCTGAGCATGCATCCGGAAATACTAGAGTGGGTATAGACTTGGAAGAAGGGATTTGCAAGGATGTTTCCACGATGAATATTTGGGATCTATACATTACCAA gTTCTTTGCTCTAAAGTATGCTGCAGATGCTGCTTGTACTGTCCTTCGAGTGGACCAG
- the LOC103502969 gene encoding tryptophan synthase alpha chain-like, protein MDIAFKPSRILPLNKIPNTLIFSPRPCKISVSQTKRFAPMAALAAYPVVGLSETFKKLREQGKVALIPYITAGDPDLSTTAEALKVLSTCGSDIIELGVPYSDPLADGPVIQAAATRSLARETNFNAIISMLKGVIPELSCPISLFTYYNPILKRGVENFMMIIKDTGVRGLVVPDVPLEETEVLRKEAVKHNIELVLLTTPTTPKERMKKIVEASEGFVYLVSSIGVTGTRTSVSGRVQTLLEEVKEVTEKPVAVGFGISKPEHVKQVAEWGADGIIIGSAMVKLLGEAQSPEEGLKELENFTKSLKSALS, encoded by the exons ATGGACATTGCTTTCAAACCTTCGAGGATTCTTCCCCTCAACAAGATACCCAATACACTCATCTTTTCTCCACGTCCTTGTAAGATTTCAGTCTCCCAAACCAAGCGGTTCGCTCCAATGGCTGCTCTTGCAGCCTACCCTGTTGTTGGACTGTCcgaaacatttaaaaaattgagAGAACAAGGCAAG GTTGCATTGATCCCCTACATCACTGCTGGTGATCCTGATCTTTCGACCACAGCTGAGGCATTGAAAGTGCTTTCCACATGTGGATCAGATATAATTGAACTTGGTGTTCCATATTCGGATCCCTTGGCAGATGGTCCTGTTATACAG GCTGCAGCCACTCGGTCCTTGGCCAGAGAGACAAACTTTAATGCAATAATTTCTATGCTGAAGGGG GTGATTCCTGAACTATCTTGTCCAATTTCCCTTTTCACATATTATAACCCAATTCTTAAACGTGGCGTCGAGAACTTCATGATGATAATAAAAGATACAGGTGTACGAG GGCTTGTTGTTCCGGATGTTCCTCTTGAGGAGACTGAAGTCTTAAGAAAAGAAGCTGTAAAGCACAACATTGAACTG GTACTCTTAACTACACCAACCACGCCAAAAGAGAGGATGAAAAAGATCGTTGAAGCTTCAGAAGGATTTGTTTATCTT GTGAGCTCCATTGGAGTTACCGGTACTCGGACATCAGTTAGTGGCAGAGTTCAAACTCTCCTTGAGGAAGTTAAAGAG GTTACGGAAAAACCAGTAGCAGTTGGTTTTGGTATATCGAAACCCGAGCACGTGAAGCAG GTGGCTGAGTGGGGGGCAGATGgtattattattggtagtgcTATGGTGAAGCTGTTGGGTGAAGCCCAATCCCCCGAGGAAGGATTGAAGGAGCTTGAAAACTTCACCAAATCCTTAAAATCTGCACTCTCTTGA
- the LOC103502970 gene encoding uncharacterized protein LOC103502970 isoform X2, whose protein sequence is MSNGRPVRVYHPDVSKDSRAGDAFKSIRHAYEVLSNEVTRAQYDRALKLQETTDRRYRGKWYYTPDFEERQKTYRWTELKQKIQYERYHKYNKYRQDSARIDEEEGESDGQLRSPFLEVLKSTFLSLFLLQMFGSRLSLTFSSLVALLDRKLDWGYKIGYVIAWLLGGRAGVLLAICLSFASWVCGKSSSSVVAVVVVAMWVGTNLARYAPLPQGAVLTLLYMSIKLQVDLN, encoded by the exons ATGTCTAATGGCCGTCCTGTGAGAGTG TATCATCCTGATGTTAGCAAGGATTCACGAGCAGGTGATGCATTCAAGAGCATACGTCATGCATATGAG GTATTATCCAATGAAGTGACGAGAGCTCAGTATGACCGAGCGTTGAAACTTCAAGAAACTACCGACAGGCGATACAGAGGAAAGTGGTATTATACTCCTGATTTTGAAGAAAGACAGAAAACCTATAGATGGACTGAACTGAAGCAAAAGATTCAGTACGAAAGatatcataaatataataaatatcgACAGGATTCTGCTCGCATTGATGAAGAGGAGGGAGAAAGCGACGGCCAACTTAGAAGCCCCTTCCTAGAAGTACTTAAATCAACATTTCTGTCATTATTTTTACTACAAATGTTTGGCTCCCGATTGTCACTCACCTTTAGCAGCCTGGTGGCACTGCTCGACAGGAAGTTGGATTGGGGATATAAGATAGGGTATGTAATTGCGTGGCTTTTAGGTGGAAGGGCAGGTGTTTTACTAGCTATATGCCTCTCATTTGCAAGCTGGGTATGTGGGAAAAGTAGCAGCAGTGTAGTTGCTGTTGTGGTAGTGGCTATGTGGGTGGGAACAAATCTTGCAAGATATGCACCACTTCCTCAAGGAGCTGTTCTTACACTTCTGTACATGTCCATCAAACTTCAAGTTGATTTGAACTGA
- the LOC103502970 gene encoding uncharacterized protein LOC103502970 isoform X1 → MQAHFLLGPIPIPISSSSSVIGFYSSIIADSLPRTYPCNPISKSTLPLPLPRSNSIVSSWSAAIDGDRNHYELLGVARAASSKEIKKAFRLLARKYHPDVSKDSRAGDAFKSIRHAYEVLSNEVTRAQYDRALKLQETTDRRYRGKWYYTPDFEERQKTYRWTELKQKIQYERYHKYNKYRQDSARIDEEEGESDGQLRSPFLEVLKSTFLSLFLLQMFGSRLSLTFSSLVALLDRKLDWGYKIGYVIAWLLGGRAGVLLAICLSFASWVCGKSSSSVVAVVVVAMWVGTNLARYAPLPQGAVLTLLYMSIKLQVDLN, encoded by the exons ATGCAGGCGCATTTCCTATTGGGGCCGATCCCCATACccatttcctcttcttcttccgtCATCGGTTTCTACTCCTCCATCATCGCCGATTCCCTTCCCCGGACTTACCCCTGCAACCCCATTTCCAAATCAAcccttccccttccccttccccGATCCAACTCCATCGTCTCTTCTTGGTCCGCTGCCATTGACGGCGACCGCAACCATTACGAGCTACTCGGCGTCGCTCGTGCTGCCTCCTCGAAGGAGATCAAGAAAGCTTTCCGTCTGCTCGCTCGCAAG TATCATCCTGATGTTAGCAAGGATTCACGAGCAGGTGATGCATTCAAGAGCATACGTCATGCATATGAG GTATTATCCAATGAAGTGACGAGAGCTCAGTATGACCGAGCGTTGAAACTTCAAGAAACTACCGACAGGCGATACAGAGGAAAGTGGTATTATACTCCTGATTTTGAAGAAAGACAGAAAACCTATAGATGGACTGAACTGAAGCAAAAGATTCAGTACGAAAGatatcataaatataataaatatcgACAGGATTCTGCTCGCATTGATGAAGAGGAGGGAGAAAGCGACGGCCAACTTAGAAGCCCCTTCCTAGAAGTACTTAAATCAACATTTCTGTCATTATTTTTACTACAAATGTTTGGCTCCCGATTGTCACTCACCTTTAGCAGCCTGGTGGCACTGCTCGACAGGAAGTTGGATTGGGGATATAAGATAGGGTATGTAATTGCGTGGCTTTTAGGTGGAAGGGCAGGTGTTTTACTAGCTATATGCCTCTCATTTGCAAGCTGGGTATGTGGGAAAAGTAGCAGCAGTGTAGTTGCTGTTGTGGTAGTGGCTATGTGGGTGGGAACAAATCTTGCAAGATATGCACCACTTCCTCAAGGAGCTGTTCTTACACTTCTGTACATGTCCATCAAACTTCAAGTTGATTTGAACTGA
- the LOC103502967 gene encoding adenylyl-sulfate kinase 3-like has protein sequence MSAVGNGNNIFWHNCPVGKPEREKLLNQKGCVVWITGLSGSGKSTVACSLSRELYALGKISYVLDGDNLRHGLNKDLGFKAEDRAENIRRVGEVAKLFADAGLICIASLISPYRRDRDFCRQLLPEPNFIEVFMNMPLELCEARDAKGLYKLAREGKIKGFTGIDDPYEPPLNCEIELRQNDGVCPTPCDMAKQIVTFLEEKGFLQA, from the exons ATGTCTGCTGTGGGAAATGGAAACAATATTTTCTGGCACAATTGTCCTGTCGGAAAGCCTGAAAGGGAGAAGCTTCTAAACCAAAAAGGCTGTGTTGTATGGATCACAGGCCTCAGTGGGTCAG GGAAAAGCACTGTAGCTTGCTCATTGAGTAGAGAGCTTTATGCGCTAGGGAAAATTTCTTATGTCCTAGATGGAGACAATCTTCGGCATGGATTAAACAAGGATCTAGGTTTTAAAGCTGAAGATCGTGCTGAAAATATCCGCAGAGTTG GGGAAGTAGCAAAACTTTTTGCTGATGCGGGTTTAATATGCATTGCTAGTTTGATATCTCCATATAGAAGAGATCGGGATTTCTGTCGTCAATTATTGCCCGAGCCAAACTTCATTGAG GTCTTCATGAACATGCCTCTAGAATTATGTGAGGCAAGAGATGCAAAGGGCCTTTACAAACTCGCCCGAGAGGGGAAGATCAAAG GTTTTACAGGGATCGATGACCCCTACGAACCGCCTCTGAACTGCGAG ATTGAACTAAGGCAGAATGATGGAGTTTGCCCAACCCCATGTGATATGGCGAAGCAGATAGTGACTTTCTTGGAGGAGAAAGGATTTCTTCAAGCTTAG